From the Plectropomus leopardus isolate mb chromosome 18, YSFRI_Pleo_2.0, whole genome shotgun sequence genome, one window contains:
- the vps28 gene encoding vacuolar protein sorting-associated protein 28 homolog, which translates to MFHGIPVTGGVGAAPANKPELYEEVKLYKNAREREKYDNMAELFAVVKTLQALEKAYIKDCVTPNEYTASCSRLLVQYKAAFKQVQGSDVGSIDDFCRKYRLDCPLAMERIKEDRPITIKDDKGNLNRCIADIVSLFITVMDKLRLEIRAMDEIQPDLRELMETMNRMSNMPPDSEAKDKVSLWLTTLSSMSASDELDDNQVRQMLFDLESAYNAFNRFLHSS; encoded by the exons ATGTTCCATGGGATACCAGTTACAGGAGGAGTGGGAGCAG cTCCAGCCAATAAGCCTGAGTTATATGAG GAGGTGAAATTATACAAGAATGCAAGAGAACGAGAGAA GTATGATAACATGGCAGAGCTGTTTGCTGTCGTCAAGACCCTTCAGGCCCTGGAGAAGGCTTACATCAAAGACTGCGTCACACCCAATGA GTACACTGCTTCCTGTTCCAGGCTGCTGGTTCAGTATAAGGCTGCTTTCAAACAGGTGCAGGGCTCTGATGTGGGCTCCATCGATGATTTCTGCAGGAAGTACAGA CTCGACTGCCCACTCGCCATGGAAAGGATTAAGGAGGATCGGCCAATCACCATCAAGGATGACAAGGGCAACCTGAACCGCTGCATTGCAGATATAGTTTCC CTCTTCATCACCGTGATGGACAAGCTGAGACTGGAGATCAGGGCCATGGATGAG ATCCAGCCAGACCTGAGGGAACTGATGGAAACCATGAACAGAATGAGCAACATGCCTCCAGACTCAGAGGCTAAGGACAAAGTCAGCCTCTG GTTGACTACCCTCAGCAGCATGTCAGCCTCAGACGAGTTGGATGATAATCAGGTGCGCCAGATGCTGTTTGACCTGGAGTCGGCCTACAATGCCTTCAACCGCTTCCTCCACTCCTCCTAA
- the LOC121957979 gene encoding uncharacterized protein LOC121957979 translates to MKSSKPAPQTSSQEECGVWLDTVQMKGKAKQKRLARPISKLLNPLAGGAGYSLAVALNFTQTKMEMPKTRQSSISTFFAPQRRVLNKMSTSEVPNVDPVHPSSPSTSSICATAAPTPVASGTKRRREIDFDIFDLYNSEPAVDHEWKTENVTEPEAAVWQEEQAESHTPSQNMYCESEEKPLEEINPPQSKRRLTAVLSFAGDSQPLPQAWSQDPLLSCSQYSESEFYPTNKKNAAKNFSDTEPSFLNSLQSEDAFGVRMDVEGRTSTQKSFHSSQTDDEKENSRNTHSTLSHIEPSNHEWTQPKTVSPRKHIPVQRWKKADKEESLDSRFKWTKPSCSPLRKVAPQLSRIEVDDEESLAMLFTQDSEGFRVIAHRGLQTRSPLKDHSNISTGVVRMRNHKSLVEEDEEEEMLFTQDSQGNMVIKH, encoded by the exons ATGAAGAGCTCCAAACCAGCTCCACAAACCTCTTCCCAGGAAGAATGTGGTGTTTGGCTGGACACTGTGCAAATGAAAGGAAAAGCTAAACAG AAACGACTCGCCCGTCCCATTTCTAAACTGTTGAATCCCCTGGCTGGAGGCGCAGGATACAGTTTGGCTGTGGCACTCAACTTCACTCAGACCAAAATGGAAATGCCAAAGACCAGACAAAGCTCTATATCAACCTTCTTCGCACCCCAGCGCAGAG TTCTCAATAAGATGTCTACATCTGAAGTGCCAAACGTAGATCCAGTGCATCCTTCTTCACCATCTACCTCGTCCATATGTGCCACAGCTGCACCCACACCTGTAGCATCAGGGACAAAACGAAGACGTGAaattgattttgacatttttgacttgTATAACTCTGAGCCTGCTGTGGATCATGAGtggaaaactgaaaatgtgactgAGCCTGAAGCAGCGGTATGGCAGGAAGAGCAGGCAGAAAGCCATACACCTTCTCAAAATATGTACTGTGAATCTGAAGAGAAGCCGCTGGAGGAGATAAACCCACCACAGAGTAAGAGGAGGCTCACCGCAGTCCTTTCGTTTGCAGGTGACAGTCAACCTCTTCCTCAGGCATGGAGTCAGGACCCACTGCTCAGCTGCAGCCAATattctgaatctgaattttACCCAACGAACAAGAAAAACGCAGCAAAGAACTTTAGCGACACTGAGCCGAGTTTCCTTAACAGTCTACAAAGTGAGGATGCTTTTGGTGTTCGGATGGATGTGGAAGGAAGAACCTCGACTCAAAAATCTTTTCATTCTTCTCAGACGGATgatgagaaagaaaacagtagAAATACGCACTCCACTCTCTCTCATATTGAGCCTTCAAATCACGAATGGACACAACCAAAAACTGTGTCGCCTCGAAAACATATTCCAGTGCAGCGGTGGAAAAAGGCTGACAAAGAGGAGAGCCTTGACTCACGGTTCAAGTGGACAAAACCGAGCTGCTCTCCTCTAAGAAAAGTAGCACCGCAGCTGTCACGCATAGAGGTTGATGATGAGGAAAGTCTGGCCATGTTGTTCACGCAGGACTCTGAAGGCTTCAGAGTGATAGCGCACAGAGGTCTGCAAACCAGGAGTCCCCTCAAAGATCACAGTAACATCAGCACTGGAGTGGTGAGGATGAGAAATCACAAATCTCTCgtggaggaggacgaggaagaggagatgCTCTTCACTCAAGACTCACAGGGAAATATGGTGATCAAACACTGA